A genomic region of Brassica napus cultivar Da-Ae unplaced genomic scaffold, Da-Ae ScsIHWf_10;HRSCAF=17, whole genome shotgun sequence contains the following coding sequences:
- the LOC125595943 gene encoding photosystem II CP47 reaction center protein — MGLPWYRVHTVVLNDPGRLLSVHIMHTALVAGWAGSMALYELAVFDPSDPVLDPMWRQGMFVIPFMTRLGITNSWGGWNITGGTITNPGLWSYEGVAAAHIVFSGLCFLAAIWHWVYWDLEIFCDERTGKPSLDLPKIFGIHLFLSGVACFGFGAFHVTGLYGPGIWVSDPYGLTGKVQPVNPAWGVEGFDPFVPGGIASHHIAAGTLGILAGLFHLSVRPPQRLYKGLRMGNIETVLSSSIAAVFFAAFIVAGTMWYGSATTPIELFGPTRYQWDQGYFQQEIYRRVSAGLAENQSVSEAWSKIPEKLAFYDYIGNNPAKGGLFRAGSMDNGDGIAVGWLGHPVFRNKEGRELFVRRMPTFFETFPVVLVDGDGIVRADVPFRRAESKYSVEQVGVTVEFYGGELNGVSYSDPATVKKYARRAQLGEIFELDRATLKSDGVFRSSPRGWFTFGHASFALLFFFGHIWHGSRTLFRDVFAGIDPDLDAQVEFGAFQKLGDPTTKRQAV; from the coding sequence ATGGGTTTGCCTTGGTATCGTGTTCATACTGTTGTATTGAATGATCCCGGTCGTTTGCTTTCGGTTCATATAATGCATACTGCTCTGGTTGCTGGTTGGGCCGGTTCCATGGCTCTATATGAATTAGCTGTTTTTGATCCCTCCGACCCTGTTCTTGATCCAATGTGGAGACAAGGTATGTTCGTTATACCTTTCATGACTCGTTTAGGAATAACCAATTCATGGGGCGGTTGGAATATTACAGGAGGGACTATAACGAATCCGGGTCTTTGGAGTTACGAAGGGGTAGCCGCAGCACATATCGTGTTTTCTGGCTTGTGCTTCTTGGCAGCTATTTGGCATTGGGTATATTGGGATCTAGAAATTTTTTGTGATGAACGTACAGGAAAACCTTCTTTGGATTTGCCCAAGATTTTTggaattcatttatttctttcaggAGTGGCTTGCTTTGGTTTTGGCGCATTTCATGTAACAGGATTATATGGTCCTGGAATATGGGTATCCGACCCTTATGGACTAACCGGAAAGGTCCAACCCGTAAATCCGGCGTGGGGCGTGGAGGGTTTTGACCCTTTTGTTCCGGGAGGAATAGCCTCTCATCATATTGCAGCAGGGACGTTGGGTATATTAGCGGGCTTATTCCATCTTAGTGTTCGTCCGCCTCAACGTCTATACAAAGGATTACGTATGGGAAATATTGAAACCGTCCTTTCCAGTAGTATTGCTGCTGTCTTTTTTGCAGCTTTTATTGTTGCTGGAACTATGTGGTATGGTTCTGCAACTACTCCCATCGAATTATTTGGTCCTACTCGTTATCAATGGGATCAGGGATACTTTCAACAAGAAATATATCGAAGAGTTAGTGCCGGACTAGCTGAAAATCAAAGTGTATCAGAAGCTTGGTCTAAAATTCCTGAAAAATTagctttttatgattatattgGTAATAATCCAGCAAAAGGGGGATTATTCCGAGCGGGTTCAATGGACAATGGGGATGGAATAGCTGTTGGATGGTTAGGACACCCCGTCTTTAGAAATAAAGAAGGGCGTGAACTTTTTGTACGCCGTATGCCtactttttttgaaacatttccGGTTGTTTTGGTAGACGGAGACGGAATTGTTAGAGCCGACGTCCCGTTTAGAAGGGCAGAATCTAAATATAGTGTCGAACAAGTAGGTGTAACTGTTGAGTTTTATGGTGGTGAACTCAATGGAGTAAGTTATAGTGATCCCGCAACTGTGAAAAAATATGCTAGACGGGCTCAATTGGGTGAGATTTTTGAATTAGATCGTGCTACTTTGAAATCCGATGGTGTTTTTCGTAGCAGTCCAAGAGGTTGGTTTACTTTTGGGCATGCTTCGTTTGCTCTACTTTTCTTCTTTGGACACATTTGGCATGGTTCTAGAACCCTCTTCAGAGATGTTTTTGCTGGTATTGATCCAGATTTGGATGCTCAGGTGGAATTTGGGGCATTCCAAAAACTTGGAGATCCAACTACAAAAAGACAAGCAGTCTGA